The following are from one region of the Vitis riparia cultivar Riparia Gloire de Montpellier isolate 1030 chromosome 9, EGFV_Vit.rip_1.0, whole genome shotgun sequence genome:
- the LOC117921867 gene encoding zinc finger protein 830-like codes for MVWEAAYIHSPQAGNRVKAIKNVKANAAGLTRANNAKPEAPKPESSTVLSNATSEASMNLQKAQLSSGLPADFFDNHVTKKQKSGNDAVKFLDPDSYNKTGGSASAQTQSMEPLESKNNLDRLSSSHSEKMGKSGIHHARDLTQTSGKIVGSETKEVKGALPEGFFDNKDADLRARGIVLVKPDVKDEYKEFEKLIQEDLKEVDNRLEEEEVRIIYS; via the exons ATGGTTTGGGAAGCTGCCtatatccactctcctcaagctggTAATAGGGTGAAG GCAATTAAAAATGTCAAAGCCAATGCTGCTGGACTAACTCGGGCTAACAATGCAAAACCTGAGGCCCCTAAACCTGAGTCCTCAACTGTATTGTCTAATGCTACATCTGAAGCCTCTATGAATTTGCAGAAGGCTCAGCTATCATCTGGGCTTCCTGCAGATTTTTTTGATAATCATGTGACAAAGAAGCAAAAATCTG GAAATGATGCGGTCAAGTTCCTAGATCCAGATTCATACAACAAGACTGGGGGTTCTGCTTCTGCTCAAACTCAGTCAATGGAGCCTCTTGAGTCGAAAAACAATTTAGACAGATTGTCCAGTTCTCACTCTGAAAAGATGGGAAAAAGTGGAATTCATCATGCCAGGGACCTTACCCAGACATCAGGAAAGATTGTTGGTTCAGAAACCAAGGAAGTAAAGGGTGCTCTTCCTGAAGGCTTCTTTGACAACAAGGATGCTGACCTTCGTGCGCGTGGTATTGTGCTTGTTAAGCCGGATGTCAA GGACGAGtacaaagaatttgaaaagTTGATACAGGAGGATTTGAAGGAGGTGGACAACCgtttggaagaagaagaggtcAGGATCATTTATTCCTGA